The following coding sequences lie in one Aquabacterium olei genomic window:
- the radA gene encoding DNA repair protein RadA, with amino-acid sequence MAKDKTIYTCSECGGTSPKWLGKCPHCGAWNTLEETRAEPAAGKNRMQALARGLNAAQPVTTLSDIEAADVARTPTGLEELDRVLGGGIVAGGVVLIGGDPGIGKSTLLLQALDALSRQMPVLYVTGEESGAQVALRARRLGLDGSKVRVQAEIQLENIVATLEAEKPAFCVIDSIQTLFSDQLTSAPGSVAQVRECAAHLTRVAKGSGCTVVLVGHVTKEGALAGPRVLEHIVDTVLYFEGDTHSSFRLIRAIKNRFGAVNEIGVFAMTDKGLKGVTNPSAIFLSTHSEPVPGSCVLVTLEGTRPMLVEIQALVDSGGPSPRRLSVGLERDRLAMLLAVLHRHAGMACFDQDVFVNAVGGVRISEPAADLAVLLAIQSSLRARALPKGFIAFGEVGLAGEVRPAPRGQDRLKEAAKLGFSIAVVPKANAPKKPIEGLTIHAVERVEEAMELVRSLM; translated from the coding sequence ATGGCCAAAGACAAGACGATCTACACCTGCTCCGAATGCGGCGGCACGAGCCCGAAGTGGCTGGGCAAATGCCCGCACTGCGGCGCCTGGAACACGCTGGAAGAGACGCGCGCCGAGCCAGCGGCGGGCAAGAACCGCATGCAGGCGCTGGCCCGCGGGCTCAATGCCGCCCAGCCCGTGACGACGCTGTCCGACATCGAAGCCGCCGACGTGGCCCGCACGCCCACCGGGCTGGAAGAGCTGGACCGGGTGCTGGGCGGTGGGATCGTGGCCGGCGGCGTGGTGCTGATCGGCGGGGACCCGGGCATCGGGAAATCGACCTTGCTGCTGCAGGCGCTGGATGCCCTGTCGCGCCAGATGCCGGTGCTGTATGTGACCGGCGAGGAAAGCGGCGCCCAGGTGGCTCTGCGCGCCCGCCGCCTCGGCCTGGATGGCTCAAAAGTGCGCGTGCAGGCCGAGATCCAGCTGGAGAACATCGTCGCCACGCTGGAGGCTGAAAAGCCCGCCTTCTGCGTCATCGACTCGATCCAGACGCTGTTTTCTGACCAGCTGACCTCCGCCCCGGGCTCGGTGGCGCAGGTGCGCGAATGTGCTGCCCACCTCACGCGCGTGGCCAAGGGCAGCGGCTGCACCGTGGTGCTGGTGGGCCACGTCACCAAGGAAGGCGCGCTGGCCGGCCCGCGGGTGCTCGAACACATCGTCGACACGGTGCTGTACTTCGAGGGCGACACGCACAGCAGCTTCCGCCTGATCCGCGCGATCAAGAACCGCTTCGGTGCCGTCAACGAGATCGGCGTGTTCGCCATGACGGACAAGGGCCTGAAGGGGGTGACCAACCCGAGCGCCATCTTCCTGTCGACCCACAGCGAGCCGGTGCCCGGCTCGTGCGTGCTGGTGACGCTGGAAGGCACGCGGCCCATGCTGGTCGAGATCCAGGCCCTGGTCGACAGCGGCGGCCCCAGCCCGCGCCGCCTGAGCGTGGGCCTGGAGCGCGACCGCCTGGCCATGCTGCTGGCGGTGCTGCACCGCCACGCGGGCATGGCCTGCTTCGATCAGGACGTGTTCGTGAACGCGGTGGGCGGCGTGCGCATCAGCGAGCCGGCGGCCGACCTGGCCGTGCTGCTGGCCATCCAGAGCAGCCTGCGCGCCCGGGCGCTGCCCAAAGGCTTCATCGCCTTTGGCGAAGTGGGCCTGGCCGGCGAAGTGCGCCCCGCCCCGCGCGGGCAGGACCGGCTGAAGGAAGCCGCCAAGCTGGGCTTCTCGATCGCGGTGGTGCCCAAGGCCAACGCGCCCAAGAAACCCATCGAGGGGCTGACC
- the alr gene encoding alanine racemase, producing the protein MPRPIEALIHLDALQHNLGRARACAPDAQVWSVVKANGYGHGLTRVFEGLRATDGFALLDIDEARRLRDLDWRGPILLLEGVFEARDLEMCSRLGLWHVVHCEQQIDWLAQHKTEWPHRVFLKMNTGMNRLGFRPHAFRNAWARLSALPQVDEVSLITHFSDADAPRGIAHQLEVFQAHTADLSGERSLCNSAAVLRHATEPTVRGDWVRPGVMLYGGVPDYPEHDAAHWDLRPAMTLRSQLIGVQHLEAGETVGYGSRFTANEAMRIGVVACGYADGYPRHAPDGTPVLVGGRRTRLVGRVSMDMLIVDLGPVPEAQIGSEVTLWGQGPHCEGHATRLDIDEVAHACGTISYELMCALAARVPVNVIEPHQP; encoded by the coding sequence ATGCCGCGCCCGATTGAAGCCCTGATCCATCTTGACGCCCTGCAGCACAACCTTGGCCGCGCCCGAGCGTGTGCCCCCGACGCGCAGGTGTGGTCGGTGGTCAAGGCCAACGGATACGGCCACGGCCTGACGCGCGTCTTCGAAGGCCTCCGCGCCACCGACGGCTTCGCCCTGCTGGACATCGACGAAGCGCGGCGCCTGCGCGACCTGGACTGGCGGGGCCCCATCCTGCTGCTGGAAGGCGTGTTCGAGGCCCGCGATCTGGAGATGTGCTCCCGGCTGGGCCTGTGGCACGTGGTGCACTGCGAGCAACAGATCGACTGGCTGGCGCAGCACAAGACGGAGTGGCCGCACCGCGTTTTCCTCAAGATGAACACGGGCATGAACCGGCTTGGCTTTCGGCCGCACGCGTTCCGCAACGCCTGGGCCCGGCTCAGCGCGCTGCCGCAGGTCGACGAGGTGTCGCTGATCACGCACTTTTCCGACGCGGATGCGCCGCGGGGCATTGCGCACCAGCTCGAGGTCTTTCAGGCGCACACCGCCGACCTCAGTGGCGAGCGCAGCCTGTGCAACAGCGCCGCGGTGCTGCGCCATGCCACCGAACCCACGGTGCGTGGTGACTGGGTGCGCCCTGGCGTGATGCTGTACGGCGGCGTGCCCGACTACCCCGAACACGATGCGGCCCACTGGGATCTGCGCCCCGCGATGACGCTGCGCTCGCAGCTGATCGGCGTACAGCATCTGGAGGCGGGCGAAACCGTGGGCTACGGCAGCCGCTTCACCGCCAACGAGGCCATGCGCATCGGCGTGGTGGCCTGCGGCTACGCCGATGGCTACCCGCGCCACGCCCCCGATGGCACGCCGGTGCTCGTCGGCGGGCGCCGCACCCGCCTGGTCGGGCGCGTGTCGATGGACATGCTGATCGTGGACCTGGGCCCCGTGCCCGAGGCGCAGATCGGCAGCGAGGTGACGCTGTGGGGCCAGGGCCCGCACTGCGAGGGGCACGCCACGCGGCTGGACATCGACGAAGTGGCCCATGCCTGCGGCACGATCTCGTATGAACTGATGTGCGCGCTGGCAGCCCGCGTTCCCGTGAACGTGATCGAGCCGCATCAGCCCTGA
- a CDS encoding acyl-CoA thioesterase gives MQTDDQKHQLRMTVLMTPDMANFSGNVHGGAILKLLDQVAYACASRYAGCYVVTLSVDQVTFRQPIHVGELVTFLASVNFTGTSSMEIGVKVIAENIRTQVVRHANSCFFTMVAVDDQARPTAVPPLTPTTADERRRYEAAKLRRQLRQELERRFKAIQKGGADAPAPDAPPAHD, from the coding sequence ATGCAGACAGACGACCAGAAACACCAGCTCCGCATGACCGTGCTGATGACGCCGGACATGGCCAACTTCTCCGGCAATGTCCACGGCGGCGCCATCCTCAAGCTGCTCGATCAGGTGGCCTATGCCTGCGCGAGCCGCTATGCCGGCTGCTATGTCGTCACGCTGTCGGTGGACCAGGTCACCTTCCGGCAACCGATCCATGTGGGCGAGCTGGTCACCTTCCTGGCCTCGGTCAACTTCACGGGCACGTCGTCAATGGAGATCGGCGTCAAGGTGATCGCCGAGAACATCCGCACCCAGGTCGTGCGCCACGCCAACAGCTGCTTCTTCACGATGGTGGCCGTGGACGACCAGGCCCGCCCGACCGCCGTGCCCCCGCTGACACCGACCACAGCCGACGAACGCCGCCGCTACGAGGCCGCCAAGCTGCGCCGCCAGTTGCGCCAGGAGCTGGAGCGCCGCTTCAAGGCCATCCAGAAGGGGGGCGCAGACGCCCCGGCACCCGACGCCCCGCCCGCACACGACTGA